In Bacillota bacterium, a single window of DNA contains:
- a CDS encoding 4Fe-4S dicluster domain-containing protein, translating into MGTSDTDIRLIDPALCTGCRNCELVCAIAHFRVFNPTRSRIRITRDGQNEKIGVCIHCVDTPCVAACPRGAILASDGDVLVDEARCDLCGRCAPACRYGGLHITRETVLICDMCHGDPQCAKYCVTGAITLKPPARRKATGG; encoded by the coding sequence ATGGGAACGAGCGATACTGACATCAGGTTGATCGACCCCGCTCTCTGCACGGGCTGCCGGAACTGCGAGCTTGTGTGCGCGATCGCTCATTTCCGCGTCTTCAACCCAACGAGGTCCCGGATCCGGATAACGAGGGACGGTCAGAACGAGAAGATCGGAGTCTGCATCCATTGTGTGGATACCCCGTGTGTAGCCGCGTGCCCGAGGGGCGCGATCCTTGCCAGCGATGGTGACGTGCTGGTAGACGAGGCCAGGTGCGACTTGTGTGGGAGGTGCGCTCCTGCTTGCAGATATGGGGGATTACACATCACCCGCGAGACGGTGCTGATATGTGACATGTGCCACGGGGACCCGCAGTGCGCGAAGTACTGTGTCACGGGGGCGATCACTCTCAAGCCCCCCGCGAGACGAAAAGCAACCGGGGGGTGA